In the genome of Bremerella sp. P1, the window ACCGCCCCGCATGTTCAAAAAGTCGTATCGCTTTTCCAGGGGCACGATCCAGCGGTTGAGTAGCTCGTCGGTGCTCATACGTTGACGACCAAAGTCGTCGATCACCAGCGTGCCGCAGTTGCTTTTGAGCTGCAACGGAGCTTCGCTGACACCGGTCGCTTGAATGGTGCTGATTTCCAGGTTGTCCATGGTGAGTTCACCACCGACGATAATCGTGGGACGCTTGATCCGCACCCAGCGGCGATCGATACGATGCTGCTGCATGATGCCTGGCCCATCTTCCAGCGGCACTTCGTCATGCACGGCCGGATCGAACACGCGGAGGATCTCGCCATCGATCCCGATCGCGCGAGGAACCCAGATGTACTTACCAAACGCACGAGTAACGCGTTCGGCAATACTCGTCTTACCGTTACCCGGGGCACCGAACAGGAACAGACCGCGACCACTGTTAATCGCCGGACCAAGCCGACGGAACATGGCCTTGTTGATCAACAGATCCTCAAAGGCGGTCTCGAGCGCTTCAACACTGGGGGACTGGCCTTCCAGCGACTGGGCACGGACACTGGCCACATAATCGTTGAGCGAGACCGGGGCCGAGCCGTAGTAAGTGCAATGTTCGTTGTAACGACGAGCCCGTTCGCGACCGAGATCGGTCAGAAAGTAAACGTAGTCGCCGGCTTGAGCGGTGTCTTTGTAGACGACCAATTGGTCGTACTTCATCTTTCGCAGCGATTCGTCCATCAGCAAAAACGGAATGGACAGCTGGCCGGCGATCACGCGACCTGATGCTTCACCGGCGGTCAGCAGGTACTTCAGGCACAGCGCTTCGACGTCGGTTGCGGTTAGATGCGCTTCGCGGAGCGACTCGGGCTCGCGCGGGTAGAACGGCATGTCGCCATCCTCTTGCAGTTCGAACGAACTCTCTTTCGACGTTTCAGCATCCTGGGCAGCTTCGGCGAACGCACCTTCGTCGTCCGAACCCTGGGTGGTCATG includes:
- a CDS encoding AAA family ATPase codes for the protein MSDPLKDLLSQLAGNDAAESGDVDPWQLVEAASPEEDLQDSSDKSLEEMISRINSMTTQGSDDEGAFAEAAQDAETSKESSFELQEDGDMPFYPREPESLREAHLTATDVEALCLKYLLTAGEASGRVIAGQLSIPFLLMDESLRKMKYDQLVVYKDTAQAGDYVYFLTDLGRERARRYNEHCTYYGSAPVSLNDYVASVRAQSLEGQSPSVEALETAFEDLLINKAMFRRLGPAINSGRGLFLFGAPGNGKTSIAERVTRAFGKYIWVPRAIGIDGEILRVFDPAVHDEVPLEDGPGIMQQHRIDRRWVRIKRPTIIVGGELTMDNLEISTIQATGVSEAPLQLKSNCGTLVIDDFGRQRMSTDELLNRWIVPLEKRYDFLNMRGGKKIQVPFDQLIVFSTNLEPRDLCDDAFLRRIPYKIEVIDPTEQEFRQLFDIMCPLMGFTINEPAIDYLIETHYKKVNRPFRCCQPRDLLMQVRNMCLYENAPLELTREHFDGAVDNYFAVM